The Magnolia sinica isolate HGM2019 unplaced genomic scaffold, MsV1 ctg213, whole genome shotgun sequence genome has a window encoding:
- the LOC131236097 gene encoding disease resistance RPP13-like protein 4 isoform X4: protein MNEIKRVCYRNTCAKYSLVANSFAIFSSKFLFFPLSLHLVVLNSGFINVYDYILQEMADAVVSVLLDKLVSLLVSEGHQQLEFNDQFEETKKELQYMQKYLKEADRVRRKDRNEILKMVMSDLRELVYDAEDVIADCQILFQKKCQGRALNFTSYCSPTHLKTRHQLGKRLSKINKKIREVKDRMKSFLDATPRQTGKYEDGGNMPLTHPILMDEDEMVGLEDESVKIRNWILEANGPLTMIGIVGLGGIGKTTLAQKIYNSESAENSFKHSFFITVSQNFKFDELLKKILKKLKVEEKSLRGDDVRELLERLKSILDEKYLIVLDDVWGTDEGRWWDSLKSALPSVEGSCVIVTSRNEKVAQSMGATDKCIHRLQVLSDEDSWSLFSKVAFARNGGKCTNPDLEVLGKEIVKGCGGLPLAINVVGGMMLGKGDSIHEWKQISKHLKEELQISQKDETIISTLELSYEELPIHLKPCFLCLAMLPEDYELPVVYIVELWIGEGFVWGRNEKTAFEIGEECFAELFNRSLILGTDKDVFESRFIRCKMHDMVRDMVIKIAREESFFVSLESGGRIGFSVQSRHLGISENTTVESIRNSSTKLRTLVGMEMERNEIIASVKVVLCKVRWLRVLDLSLSNTKIDVVAKNWLSGIGSLQHLVFLRIENSALRRLPASIRNLHNLQILCLRDCPNLEMLPVSITTLEKLTDIVIFDCPSLECMPEGLGKLSNLERLFGFTPMNLGGKNGSDISDLKKLTRLRKLSMDIKSEKQIEGEWNVLSMLYHLQFLELDFEGSSIESEGVVKKIDSQFSAPLKSLRELHLWDYTGESTPAWLSPISLPNLQFLFIGGGRIKKMGPRFWDSENGVWKVEVLVLKYLKEMEEEWTRMRRAMPSLRLVKVQNCPKLRSFPLNDTFEDYRGNWSIWRKEEEKGGMLLRAHSAPIVFEAALAALEEGEGGFRISRAHSALIFYEVPSTTEEEKEGAVEDEEEKEEDKFYSFPREEGTSIQEISSE from the exons atgaatgaaataaagcGGGTTTGTTATAGGAATACTTGTGCAAAATACTCTCTTGTAGCCAATTCATTTGCAATATTTTCTAGCAAGTTTTTATTCTTTCCTCTTTCCCTTCACCTTGTAGTTTTGAATTCCGGTTTCATAAATGTATATGATTATATCTTACAGGAAATGGCAGATGCTGTTGTCAGTGTTCTCTTGGATAAATTGGTGTCATTACTTGTAAGCGAAGGTCATCAACAGCTTGAGTTTAATGACCAGTTTGAGGAAACAAAGAAGGAGCTTCAGTACATGCAGAAATATCTCAAGGAAGCTGATCGGGTGAGGAGAAAAGATAGGAACGAGATTCTCAAGATGGTAATGAGCGACTTAAGAGAGTTGGTATacgatgctgaggatgtaatagcAGATTGCCAGATTCTATTCCAGAAAAAATGTCAAGGCCGTGCACTCAATTTTACGAGTTATTGCTCTCCTACCCATTTGAAAACCCGTCATCAATTGGGAAAGCGGTtgagtaaaataaataaaaagataagagAAGTGAAGGACAGGATGAAGTCCTTCTTAGATGCAACTCCTCGCCAAACTGGTAAATATGAAGATGGTGGGAATATGCCACTGACCCACCCAATCCTAATGGATGAAGATGAAATGGTAGGATTAGAAGATGAGTCGGTGAAGATTAGAAATTGGATCTTAGAAGCTAATGGGCCATTAACAATGATTGGAATAGTTGGATTGGGGGGAATCGGTAAAACCACGCTTGCTCAGAAGATATATAACAGTGAGAGTGCCGAAAATTCTTTTAAGCACTCATTTTTTATTACTgtttctcaaaatttcaaattCGACGAATTGCTGAAAAAGATACTGAAGAAACTAAAGGTAGAAGAGAAATCGCTGAGGGGAGATGACGTCCGTGAGCTACTGGAAAGGCTTAAGAGCATTTTAGATGAGAAGTACTTGATAGTTTTGGATGATGTGTGGGGAACAGATGAAGGGAGGTGGTGGGATAGCTTGAAGTCCGCTTTGCCCTCAGTAGAGGGTAGCTGTGTTATTGTTACATCAAGGAATGAGAAGGTTGCTCAATCAATGGGGGCTACTGACAAGTGCATACATCGTCTGCAAGTTCTTTCGGATGAAGATAGTTGGTCCTTATTTAGCAAGGTAGCTTTTGCAAGAAATGGAGGTAAGTGCACAAATCCAGATTTGGAGGTATTGGGAAAGGAGATTGTTAAGGGATGTGGGGGGCTTCCTCTGGCAATCAACGTTGTGGGCGGAATGATGTTGGGGAAAGGTGATTCCATCCATGAATGGAAGCAAATATCAAAGCACCTAAAGGAGGAGTTGCAAATCAGTCAGAAAGATGAGACGATCATTTCGACACTAGAGTTAAGCTACGAAGAGCTCCCAATACACTTAAAACCTTGCTTCTTGTGTCTTGCCATGCTTCCTGAAGATTATGAATTACCAGTTGTGTACATTGTTGAATTGTGGATTGGTGAAGGTTTTGTTTGGGGAAGAAATGAGAAAACGGCATTTGAGATCGGAGAAGAATGCTTTGCAGAATTATTTAATCGATCTTTGATACTTGGAACGGATAAAGATGTCTTTGAAAGTCGCTTCATTCGTTGCAAAATGCATGATATGGTTCGAGATATGGTGATAAAAATTGCAAGAGAAGAGAGCTTTTTTGTGAGCTTGGAGAGTGGAGGTAGGATCGGATTCAGTGTGCAGTCTCGCCACCTGGGAATTTCAGAGAACACAACAGTGGAGAGCATCCGAAACAGTTCTACCAAGCTGAGGACATTGGTTGGAATGGAAATGGAGAGGAATGAGATCATTGCAAGTGTAAAAGTAGTACTCTGCAAAGTAAGGTGGTTGAGGGTGTTAGATCTTTCATTGTCAAACACGAAAATTGATGTTGTGGCCAAGAATTGGTTGAGTGGGATAGGGTCATTACAGCACCTCGTTTTTCTTAGAATAGAGAATTCTGCGTTAAGAAGGCTCCCCGCTTCAATCAGAAATCTTCATAATCTTCAGATTCTATGTTTAAGAGACTGCCCGAATTTGGAAATGCTTCCCGTGTCAATCACAACATTGGAGAAGCTGACAGATATCGTAATCTTTGATTGTCCCTCTTTAGAATGCATGCCGGAAGGGCTTGGAAAGCTTTCAAATCTTGAAAGGTTATTTGGGTTTACACCAATGAATTTGGGTGGTAAAAATGGATCTGATATTTCGGATCTGAAGAAGTTGACAAGACTCAGAAAACTTTCGATGGACATAAAGTCAGAGAAACAAATAGAAGGGGAATGGAATGTGTTATCAATGCTCTATCATCTGCAATTTCTAGAACTAGACTTTGAGGGCAGTTCTATTGAAAGTGAAGGAGTTGTAAAGAAGATTGACAGTCAGTTTTCTGCTCCTTTAAAATCCCTTAGAGAGTTGCATCTTTGGGACTACACAGGAGAAAGCACACCTGCGTGGCTCAGTCCTATTTCCCTTCCCAATCTTCAGTTTCTTTTCATTGGTGGGGGAAGGATTAAGAAGATGGGTCCCAGATTTTGGGACAGTGAGAATGGGGTATGGAAAGTGGAGGTGTTGGTGCTAAAATACTTGAAAGAGATGGAAGAAGAGTGGACGAGGATGCGAAGGGCAATGCCGTCTTTAAGACTCGTGAAGGTTCAAAATTGTCCGAAGCTCAGGTCATTCCCATTGAATGACACGTTTGAAGATTATCGTGGAAATTGGAGCATatggaggaaagaagaagaaaaag GAGGTATGCTATTACGTGCACATAGTGCTCCCATTGTCTTTGAAGCTGCGCTTGCCGCCCTAGAAGAAGGTGAAg
- the LOC131236097 gene encoding disease resistance RPP13-like protein 4 isoform X1 yields the protein MNEIKRVCYRNTCAKYSLVANSFAIFSSKFLFFPLSLHLVVLNSGFINVYDYILQEMADAVVSVLLDKLVSLLVSEGHQQLEFNDQFEETKKELQYMQKYLKEADRVRRKDRNEILKMVMSDLRELVYDAEDVIADCQILFQKKCQGRALNFTSYCSPTHLKTRHQLGKRLSKINKKIREVKDRMKSFLDATPRQTGKYEDGGNMPLTHPILMDEDEMVGLEDESVKIRNWILEANGPLTMIGIVGLGGIGKTTLAQKIYNSESAENSFKHSFFITVSQNFKFDELLKKILKKLKVEEKSLRGDDVRELLERLKSILDEKYLIVLDDVWGTDEGRWWDSLKSALPSVEGSCVIVTSRNEKVAQSMGATDKCIHRLQVLSDEDSWSLFSKVAFARNGGKCTNPDLEVLGKEIVKGCGGLPLAINVVGGMMLGKGDSIHEWKQISKHLKEELQISQKDETIISTLELSYEELPIHLKPCFLCLAMLPEDYELPVVYIVELWIGEGFVWGRNEKTAFEIGEECFAELFNRSLILGTDKDVFESRFIRCKMHDMVRDMVIKIAREESFFVSLESGGRIGFSVQSRHLGISENTTVESIRNSSTKLRTLVGMEMERNEIIASVKVVLCKVRWLRVLDLSLSNTKIDVVAKNWLSGIGSLQHLVFLRIENSALRRLPASIRNLHNLQILCLRDCPNLEMLPVSITTLEKLTDIVIFDCPSLECMPEGLGKLSNLERLFGFTPMNLGGKNGSDISDLKKLTRLRKLSMDIKSEKQIEGEWNVLSMLYHLQFLELDFEGSSIESEGVVKKIDSQFSAPLKSLRELHLWDYTGESTPAWLSPISLPNLQFLFIGGGRIKKMGPRFWDSENGVWKVEVLVLKYLKEMEEEWTRMRRAMPSLRLVKVQNCPKLRSFPLNDTFEDYRGNWSIWRKEEEKGGMLLRAHSAPIVFEAALAALEEGEGGFRISRAHSALIFYEVPSTTEEEKEATGAVEDEEEKEEDKFYSFPREEGTSIQEISSE from the exons atgaatgaaataaagcGGGTTTGTTATAGGAATACTTGTGCAAAATACTCTCTTGTAGCCAATTCATTTGCAATATTTTCTAGCAAGTTTTTATTCTTTCCTCTTTCCCTTCACCTTGTAGTTTTGAATTCCGGTTTCATAAATGTATATGATTATATCTTACAGGAAATGGCAGATGCTGTTGTCAGTGTTCTCTTGGATAAATTGGTGTCATTACTTGTAAGCGAAGGTCATCAACAGCTTGAGTTTAATGACCAGTTTGAGGAAACAAAGAAGGAGCTTCAGTACATGCAGAAATATCTCAAGGAAGCTGATCGGGTGAGGAGAAAAGATAGGAACGAGATTCTCAAGATGGTAATGAGCGACTTAAGAGAGTTGGTATacgatgctgaggatgtaatagcAGATTGCCAGATTCTATTCCAGAAAAAATGTCAAGGCCGTGCACTCAATTTTACGAGTTATTGCTCTCCTACCCATTTGAAAACCCGTCATCAATTGGGAAAGCGGTtgagtaaaataaataaaaagataagagAAGTGAAGGACAGGATGAAGTCCTTCTTAGATGCAACTCCTCGCCAAACTGGTAAATATGAAGATGGTGGGAATATGCCACTGACCCACCCAATCCTAATGGATGAAGATGAAATGGTAGGATTAGAAGATGAGTCGGTGAAGATTAGAAATTGGATCTTAGAAGCTAATGGGCCATTAACAATGATTGGAATAGTTGGATTGGGGGGAATCGGTAAAACCACGCTTGCTCAGAAGATATATAACAGTGAGAGTGCCGAAAATTCTTTTAAGCACTCATTTTTTATTACTgtttctcaaaatttcaaattCGACGAATTGCTGAAAAAGATACTGAAGAAACTAAAGGTAGAAGAGAAATCGCTGAGGGGAGATGACGTCCGTGAGCTACTGGAAAGGCTTAAGAGCATTTTAGATGAGAAGTACTTGATAGTTTTGGATGATGTGTGGGGAACAGATGAAGGGAGGTGGTGGGATAGCTTGAAGTCCGCTTTGCCCTCAGTAGAGGGTAGCTGTGTTATTGTTACATCAAGGAATGAGAAGGTTGCTCAATCAATGGGGGCTACTGACAAGTGCATACATCGTCTGCAAGTTCTTTCGGATGAAGATAGTTGGTCCTTATTTAGCAAGGTAGCTTTTGCAAGAAATGGAGGTAAGTGCACAAATCCAGATTTGGAGGTATTGGGAAAGGAGATTGTTAAGGGATGTGGGGGGCTTCCTCTGGCAATCAACGTTGTGGGCGGAATGATGTTGGGGAAAGGTGATTCCATCCATGAATGGAAGCAAATATCAAAGCACCTAAAGGAGGAGTTGCAAATCAGTCAGAAAGATGAGACGATCATTTCGACACTAGAGTTAAGCTACGAAGAGCTCCCAATACACTTAAAACCTTGCTTCTTGTGTCTTGCCATGCTTCCTGAAGATTATGAATTACCAGTTGTGTACATTGTTGAATTGTGGATTGGTGAAGGTTTTGTTTGGGGAAGAAATGAGAAAACGGCATTTGAGATCGGAGAAGAATGCTTTGCAGAATTATTTAATCGATCTTTGATACTTGGAACGGATAAAGATGTCTTTGAAAGTCGCTTCATTCGTTGCAAAATGCATGATATGGTTCGAGATATGGTGATAAAAATTGCAAGAGAAGAGAGCTTTTTTGTGAGCTTGGAGAGTGGAGGTAGGATCGGATTCAGTGTGCAGTCTCGCCACCTGGGAATTTCAGAGAACACAACAGTGGAGAGCATCCGAAACAGTTCTACCAAGCTGAGGACATTGGTTGGAATGGAAATGGAGAGGAATGAGATCATTGCAAGTGTAAAAGTAGTACTCTGCAAAGTAAGGTGGTTGAGGGTGTTAGATCTTTCATTGTCAAACACGAAAATTGATGTTGTGGCCAAGAATTGGTTGAGTGGGATAGGGTCATTACAGCACCTCGTTTTTCTTAGAATAGAGAATTCTGCGTTAAGAAGGCTCCCCGCTTCAATCAGAAATCTTCATAATCTTCAGATTCTATGTTTAAGAGACTGCCCGAATTTGGAAATGCTTCCCGTGTCAATCACAACATTGGAGAAGCTGACAGATATCGTAATCTTTGATTGTCCCTCTTTAGAATGCATGCCGGAAGGGCTTGGAAAGCTTTCAAATCTTGAAAGGTTATTTGGGTTTACACCAATGAATTTGGGTGGTAAAAATGGATCTGATATTTCGGATCTGAAGAAGTTGACAAGACTCAGAAAACTTTCGATGGACATAAAGTCAGAGAAACAAATAGAAGGGGAATGGAATGTGTTATCAATGCTCTATCATCTGCAATTTCTAGAACTAGACTTTGAGGGCAGTTCTATTGAAAGTGAAGGAGTTGTAAAGAAGATTGACAGTCAGTTTTCTGCTCCTTTAAAATCCCTTAGAGAGTTGCATCTTTGGGACTACACAGGAGAAAGCACACCTGCGTGGCTCAGTCCTATTTCCCTTCCCAATCTTCAGTTTCTTTTCATTGGTGGGGGAAGGATTAAGAAGATGGGTCCCAGATTTTGGGACAGTGAGAATGGGGTATGGAAAGTGGAGGTGTTGGTGCTAAAATACTTGAAAGAGATGGAAGAAGAGTGGACGAGGATGCGAAGGGCAATGCCGTCTTTAAGACTCGTGAAGGTTCAAAATTGTCCGAAGCTCAGGTCATTCCCATTGAATGACACGTTTGAAGATTATCGTGGAAATTGGAGCATatggaggaaagaagaagaaaaag GAGGTATGCTATTACGTGCACATAGTGCTCCCATTGTCTTTGAAGCTGCGCTTGCCGCCCTAGAAGAAGGTGAAg
- the LOC131236097 gene encoding disease resistance RPP13-like protein 4 isoform X21 — protein MNEIKRVCYRNTCAKYSLVANSFAIFSSKFLFFPLSLHLVVLNSGFINVYDYILQEMADAVVSVLLDKLVSLLVSEGHQQLEFNDQFEETKKELQYMQKYLKEADRVRRKDRNEILKMVMSDLRELVYDAEDVIADCQILFQKKCQGRALNFTSYCSPTHLKTRHQLGKRLSKINKKIREVKDRMKSFLDATPRQTGKYEDGGNMPLTHPILMDEDEMVGLEDESVKIRNWILEANGPLTMIGIVGLGGIGKTTLAQKIYNSESAENSFKHSFFITVSQNFKFDELLKKILKKLKVEEKSLRGDDVRELLERLKSILDEKYLIVLDDVWGTDEGRWWDSLKSALPSVEGSCVIVTSRNEKVAQSMGATDKCIHRLQVLSDEDSWSLFSKVAFARNGGKCTNPDLEVLGKEIVKGCGGLPLAINVVGGMMLGKGDSIHEWKQISKHLKEELQISQKDETIISTLELSYEELPIHLKPCFLCLAMLPEDYELPVVYIVELWIGEGFVWGRNEKTAFEIGEECFAELFNRSLILGTDKDVFESRFIRCKMHDMVRDMVIKIAREESFFVSLESGGRIGFSVQSRHLGISENTTVESIRNSSTKLRTLVGMEMERNEIIASVKVVLCKVRWLRVLDLSLSNTKIDVVAKNWLSGIGSLQHLVFLRIENSALRRLPASIRNLHNLQILCLRDCPNLEMLPVSITTLEKLTDIVIFDCPSLECMPEGLGKLSNLERLFGFTPMNLGGKNGSDISDLKKLTRLRKLSMDIKSEKQIEGEWNVLSMLYHLQFLELDFEGSSIESEGVVKKIDSQFSAPLKSLRELHLWDYTGESTPAWLSPISLPNLQFLFIGGGRIKKMGPRFWDSENGVWKVEVLVLKYLKEMEEEWTRMRRAMPSLRLVKVQNCPKLRSFPLNDTFEDYRGNWSIWRKEEEKGGMLLRAHSAPIVFEAALAALEEGEGTSIQEISSE, from the exons atgaatgaaataaagcGGGTTTGTTATAGGAATACTTGTGCAAAATACTCTCTTGTAGCCAATTCATTTGCAATATTTTCTAGCAAGTTTTTATTCTTTCCTCTTTCCCTTCACCTTGTAGTTTTGAATTCCGGTTTCATAAATGTATATGATTATATCTTACAGGAAATGGCAGATGCTGTTGTCAGTGTTCTCTTGGATAAATTGGTGTCATTACTTGTAAGCGAAGGTCATCAACAGCTTGAGTTTAATGACCAGTTTGAGGAAACAAAGAAGGAGCTTCAGTACATGCAGAAATATCTCAAGGAAGCTGATCGGGTGAGGAGAAAAGATAGGAACGAGATTCTCAAGATGGTAATGAGCGACTTAAGAGAGTTGGTATacgatgctgaggatgtaatagcAGATTGCCAGATTCTATTCCAGAAAAAATGTCAAGGCCGTGCACTCAATTTTACGAGTTATTGCTCTCCTACCCATTTGAAAACCCGTCATCAATTGGGAAAGCGGTtgagtaaaataaataaaaagataagagAAGTGAAGGACAGGATGAAGTCCTTCTTAGATGCAACTCCTCGCCAAACTGGTAAATATGAAGATGGTGGGAATATGCCACTGACCCACCCAATCCTAATGGATGAAGATGAAATGGTAGGATTAGAAGATGAGTCGGTGAAGATTAGAAATTGGATCTTAGAAGCTAATGGGCCATTAACAATGATTGGAATAGTTGGATTGGGGGGAATCGGTAAAACCACGCTTGCTCAGAAGATATATAACAGTGAGAGTGCCGAAAATTCTTTTAAGCACTCATTTTTTATTACTgtttctcaaaatttcaaattCGACGAATTGCTGAAAAAGATACTGAAGAAACTAAAGGTAGAAGAGAAATCGCTGAGGGGAGATGACGTCCGTGAGCTACTGGAAAGGCTTAAGAGCATTTTAGATGAGAAGTACTTGATAGTTTTGGATGATGTGTGGGGAACAGATGAAGGGAGGTGGTGGGATAGCTTGAAGTCCGCTTTGCCCTCAGTAGAGGGTAGCTGTGTTATTGTTACATCAAGGAATGAGAAGGTTGCTCAATCAATGGGGGCTACTGACAAGTGCATACATCGTCTGCAAGTTCTTTCGGATGAAGATAGTTGGTCCTTATTTAGCAAGGTAGCTTTTGCAAGAAATGGAGGTAAGTGCACAAATCCAGATTTGGAGGTATTGGGAAAGGAGATTGTTAAGGGATGTGGGGGGCTTCCTCTGGCAATCAACGTTGTGGGCGGAATGATGTTGGGGAAAGGTGATTCCATCCATGAATGGAAGCAAATATCAAAGCACCTAAAGGAGGAGTTGCAAATCAGTCAGAAAGATGAGACGATCATTTCGACACTAGAGTTAAGCTACGAAGAGCTCCCAATACACTTAAAACCTTGCTTCTTGTGTCTTGCCATGCTTCCTGAAGATTATGAATTACCAGTTGTGTACATTGTTGAATTGTGGATTGGTGAAGGTTTTGTTTGGGGAAGAAATGAGAAAACGGCATTTGAGATCGGAGAAGAATGCTTTGCAGAATTATTTAATCGATCTTTGATACTTGGAACGGATAAAGATGTCTTTGAAAGTCGCTTCATTCGTTGCAAAATGCATGATATGGTTCGAGATATGGTGATAAAAATTGCAAGAGAAGAGAGCTTTTTTGTGAGCTTGGAGAGTGGAGGTAGGATCGGATTCAGTGTGCAGTCTCGCCACCTGGGAATTTCAGAGAACACAACAGTGGAGAGCATCCGAAACAGTTCTACCAAGCTGAGGACATTGGTTGGAATGGAAATGGAGAGGAATGAGATCATTGCAAGTGTAAAAGTAGTACTCTGCAAAGTAAGGTGGTTGAGGGTGTTAGATCTTTCATTGTCAAACACGAAAATTGATGTTGTGGCCAAGAATTGGTTGAGTGGGATAGGGTCATTACAGCACCTCGTTTTTCTTAGAATAGAGAATTCTGCGTTAAGAAGGCTCCCCGCTTCAATCAGAAATCTTCATAATCTTCAGATTCTATGTTTAAGAGACTGCCCGAATTTGGAAATGCTTCCCGTGTCAATCACAACATTGGAGAAGCTGACAGATATCGTAATCTTTGATTGTCCCTCTTTAGAATGCATGCCGGAAGGGCTTGGAAAGCTTTCAAATCTTGAAAGGTTATTTGGGTTTACACCAATGAATTTGGGTGGTAAAAATGGATCTGATATTTCGGATCTGAAGAAGTTGACAAGACTCAGAAAACTTTCGATGGACATAAAGTCAGAGAAACAAATAGAAGGGGAATGGAATGTGTTATCAATGCTCTATCATCTGCAATTTCTAGAACTAGACTTTGAGGGCAGTTCTATTGAAAGTGAAGGAGTTGTAAAGAAGATTGACAGTCAGTTTTCTGCTCCTTTAAAATCCCTTAGAGAGTTGCATCTTTGGGACTACACAGGAGAAAGCACACCTGCGTGGCTCAGTCCTATTTCCCTTCCCAATCTTCAGTTTCTTTTCATTGGTGGGGGAAGGATTAAGAAGATGGGTCCCAGATTTTGGGACAGTGAGAATGGGGTATGGAAAGTGGAGGTGTTGGTGCTAAAATACTTGAAAGAGATGGAAGAAGAGTGGACGAGGATGCGAAGGGCAATGCCGTCTTTAAGACTCGTGAAGGTTCAAAATTGTCCGAAGCTCAGGTCATTCCCATTGAATGACACGTTTGAAGATTATCGTGGAAATTGGAGCATatggaggaaagaagaagaaaaag GAGGTATGCTATTACGTGCACATAGTGCTCCCATTGTCTTTGAAGCTGCGCTTGCCGCCCTAGAAGAAGGTGAAg